Genomic DNA from Candidatus Binatia bacterium:
CGGCTTTCCGGAGTCATCGAAGAAGGCGCCACCTTGCTGCTGGCTCAAGGTGAACGCGCTGTGCACATTTTCGCTAATACTGCCGCATTCGAGGGACAGACCCCAGTGCTGTGGCGTGGTCAGCTTCTTGGCGTCGGCAACGAACTCGCCCCAGGTCGTCGGCGGCTGAGTGATCCCGGCCGCTGCGAACTGCGCCTTGTTGTAGTACAGACCATAGGCGAGGCTGTAGAGCGGCACCGCCGTGGGCGGCTTGCCGGCTGCACCAGTAGCCGAAAGGCTCCCGGCGAGGAACCGATCCTTGCCGCCGATCTGGTTCATGGTCGCGTCGTCGAACTGGGTGAACGCACCGGTTGCCTGAAGCGATGCCGACCAGGTGTTACCGATGTTCAGCACGTCGGGTCCTTGGCCGGACGTGGTCGCGGCCAGGATCCGGTTCAGAAGATCGGACCACGGAACAACCTCGAGGTTGACCTTGATGCCAGTCTGCTGTGTGAACTTGTCGAGCTCTGGCGTCAGGACTTGCTTGTCGTTCTCCAGGCTAGTTCCTTGGTTGCTCGCCCAGTAGGTCAAGGTCGTCCCCGCGCCCGCTGCCGTCGGCGCGGCCGAGGCGGCCGGCGCGGAGACGGCCGGCGCGGAGGCGACCGGGGCCGTGGTCGTGACGGGGGCCGTGGTCGTGACGGGGGCCGTGGTCGTGGCTGCGCCGCCGCACGCGGCGGCAATCACCGCGGCGGTCATGAAAAGCCCCAAGAGTTTCCGGGGCCCCAGGGAAGAACGATGCACGTGTCTCTCCTTTGGATAGAGATCGCTGGATGGCTCGAGACTGGAGCTTGAGTAACGTCGCGTGCCACGAGAGCGGCCGCGTGTCGTTGGCAGTTCGGCTCAGCTTCTCTTCGTCGGCAGCCCTCCACTCGACTCGCGGACCACGAGCTCCGTCGGGAACATCACTTGTCTCGGCAGGTGGTCCCGCGCGTCGATGTTGTGGAGCAGAAGACGCACCATCTCGTGGCTCATCGCTTCGATCGGATGCCGCACGCTCGAGAGTGGCGGTCGGGTCGTTCCGGCTATCGGCTGGTCATCGAATCCCACGA
This window encodes:
- a CDS encoding extracellular solute-binding protein; its protein translation is MTAAVIAAACGGAATTTAPVTTTAPVTTTAPVASAPAVSAPAASAAPTAAGAGTTLTYWASNQGTSLENDKQVLTPELDKFTQQTGIKVNLEVVPWSDLLNRILAATTSGQGPDVLNIGNTWSASLQATGAFTQFDDATMNQIGGKDRFLAGSLSATGAAGKPPTAVPLYSLAYGLYYNKAQFAAAGITQPPTTWGEFVADAKKLTTPQHWGLSLECGSISENVHSAFTLSQQQGGAFFDDSGKPTFNTPQNIAAIKQYIDFMQSDKIVNPSDAEYSNGTEALSDFAKGKSSMMIWQAASGSLAQLGMNAADIGVAALPLPDQMPAGGKKVTSMVAGINLAVFNSSKNKDAALQFVKFMTSTPEQEILNKTYGSLPSVSEAYSDPAFQTPAVQLFKNILATSAAPLPAVAQESQFETLIGTAMKNMFADAASGKAVGDSEISSQLAAAQQQLAP